One stretch of Pigmentiphaga aceris DNA includes these proteins:
- a CDS encoding efflux transporter outer membrane subunit, producing MILRLSSFAFGDCLSPRLPVTACLALLLTACAAPSMPPTEAPVTPPAGWYAPVPHDGSLDQLGQWWGSLQDPLLVELIVAAESASGTLAQARSRIEQARATRVSAGAALGPSVDGAANASRGFSQQTLGVATIAQGTIQASWETDLFGGNRAARDAAQARFEGAQAQWHDARVSVAAETADRYFTLRSCGDTLAVMRDDAGSRSETSRLTTLSADAGFQSPANAELARASAAEASGRLTQQRAQCDTEVKTLVGLTDLPEPMLREKLMQAPTRIVTPFAVPEVPAQLLAQRPDIYALERDVAAASADVGTAEAARYPSLRLTGSIGSGLVRTQGVNTTSATWSIGPLELNVPLFDGGRRAADAAAARARYEEAVALYRVKVRDAVREVEQALVALQSSIDRSADAQAAADGYRAAFVAAEASYRGGLGSLIEMEDVRRTALAAQMNVVTLQRERISAWISLYRAMGGGWTRPTLPTQAGKSSQ from the coding sequence ATGATCCTCCGCCTCTCGTCGTTTGCATTTGGTGACTGCCTGTCGCCCCGATTGCCCGTCACCGCTTGCCTGGCGCTGTTGCTGACGGCGTGTGCCGCGCCCTCGATGCCGCCCACCGAAGCACCCGTTACCCCGCCTGCAGGGTGGTACGCGCCGGTGCCGCATGATGGCTCGCTTGATCAGCTGGGTCAGTGGTGGGGCAGTCTGCAAGACCCGCTGCTGGTGGAACTGATTGTGGCGGCGGAAAGCGCCAGCGGGACCTTGGCGCAGGCGCGCTCGCGCATCGAACAGGCCCGTGCCACGCGCGTGAGTGCCGGCGCGGCGCTTGGTCCCAGCGTGGATGGCGCGGCCAACGCCAGTCGTGGTTTCAGCCAGCAGACGCTTGGCGTTGCCACCATTGCGCAGGGCACCATCCAGGCGTCGTGGGAAACCGATCTGTTCGGCGGCAATCGCGCGGCGCGCGACGCCGCGCAGGCGCGCTTCGAAGGCGCACAGGCACAGTGGCACGATGCACGGGTGTCGGTGGCGGCGGAAACCGCCGACCGCTATTTCACCTTGCGCAGCTGCGGCGACACGCTGGCCGTGATGCGTGACGATGCCGGATCTCGCAGCGAAACCTCGCGCCTGACGACGCTGAGCGCCGACGCAGGGTTTCAGTCTCCTGCCAACGCCGAGCTGGCCCGCGCAAGCGCTGCCGAAGCCTCGGGCCGGCTGACCCAGCAGCGTGCCCAGTGCGATACAGAAGTGAAGACGCTGGTTGGTTTGACCGACTTGCCCGAACCCATGCTGCGCGAAAAGTTGATGCAGGCCCCGACCCGCATCGTGACGCCGTTTGCCGTGCCTGAGGTGCCCGCGCAGTTGCTGGCTCAGCGGCCCGATATCTACGCCCTGGAGCGGGACGTGGCAGCCGCCAGCGCCGATGTCGGCACTGCAGAAGCGGCACGTTATCCCAGCCTGCGGCTGACTGGCTCGATCGGCAGTGGCCTGGTGCGGACTCAGGGTGTGAACACCACCTCGGCCACCTGGTCGATTGGTCCGCTTGAACTGAATGTGCCCTTGTTCGATGGCGGGCGTCGAGCAGCCGATGCGGCAGCGGCGCGTGCGCGTTACGAAGAAGCGGTAGCCCTGTATCGCGTCAAGGTGCGCGACGCGGTACGGGAAGTCGAACAGGCACTGGTGGCCTTGCAGTCATCAATTGACCGCAGCGCCGATGCGCAGGCGGCGGCCGACGGCTATCGCGCGGCGTTCGTCGCGGCCGAGGCCAGTTATCGCGGCGGGCTGGGCAGCCTGATCGAAATGGAAGACGTGCGCCGCACCGCGCTGGCCGCACAGATGAACGTGGTGACGCTGCAGCGCGAACGCATCTCTGCGTGGATTTCGCTGTATCGCGCCATGGGCGGCGGATGGACCCGCCCCACACTCCCCACTCAAGCAGGCAAGTCATCCCAATGA
- a CDS encoding glutathione S-transferase family protein, with product MSSRTLYELAGADPTRLFSPFCWRTRLALAHKGLDVQTMPWRMSDKEAIAFSGQGKVPVLVDGNHVVSDSWQIALYLEKTYPDAPSLFGGEGGMPAVRFINAWADGILMADMSRLVAVDIPGHMTAEDAAYFRSTREARFGAPLETVCANREQDVERFRQNLLPIRLALRAAPFLGGDTPHYADYSVFGPFQWARCISDFPLLKADDPVADWAERMLAAFDGLAAKVPGYKIAA from the coding sequence ATGTCATCCCGCACCCTGTACGAACTTGCCGGCGCTGACCCTACGCGCCTGTTCAGCCCGTTTTGCTGGCGCACCCGTCTGGCACTGGCCCACAAGGGCCTGGATGTCCAGACCATGCCCTGGCGCATGAGCGACAAGGAAGCCATTGCGTTCTCCGGCCAGGGCAAGGTGCCGGTGCTGGTGGACGGCAACCATGTCGTGTCGGACTCATGGCAGATCGCGCTGTACCTGGAAAAGACCTACCCGGACGCGCCATCCCTGTTCGGGGGCGAAGGCGGCATGCCTGCGGTGCGTTTCATCAATGCCTGGGCCGACGGCATACTGATGGCCGACATGAGCCGGCTGGTGGCCGTGGACATACCGGGCCACATGACTGCGGAAGACGCCGCGTACTTCCGCAGCACCCGGGAAGCGCGTTTCGGCGCACCGCTGGAAACCGTCTGCGCCAACCGCGAACAAGACGTCGAACGTTTCCGTCAGAACCTGCTGCCGATCCGCCTGGCATTGCGCGCTGCGCCCTTCCTGGGCGGCGACACCCCGCACTACGCCGATTACAGCGTGTTCGGTCCTTTCCAGTGGGCGCGCTGCATCAGCGATTTCCCGCTGTTGAAGGCGGACGACCCGGTTGCCGACTGGGCCGAGCGCATGCTGGCCGCCTTCGATGGACTGGCAGCCAAGGTACCGGGGTATAAGATCGCGGCATGA
- a CDS encoding 2OG-Fe(II) oxygenase — protein MTLLDTAMNKASDDTASDDTSPNAIADLATGTTLISRSIDSLVEQGWAQQDDFLPAPLSAALAAECLALTERGQLKFAGVGRGAAQQLRPDIRGDRIQWLKHGQSPACDEYLALMDSLRTALNQSLYLGLEEYESHFAYYPTGAFYQKHLDRFRDDDRRTVSVVIYLNADWQAADGGALRLHPQDKPTEDILPLAGRMAMFMSADLLHEVLPATRDRMSIAGWFRRRAN, from the coding sequence ATGACGCTTCTCGACACCGCAATGAACAAGGCATCGGACGACACGGCATCGGACGACACCTCACCGAATGCCATTGCCGATCTCGCCACGGGCACCACATTGATTTCACGCAGCATCGACAGCCTGGTCGAACAGGGTTGGGCACAGCAAGACGATTTCCTGCCTGCCCCCCTGAGCGCGGCGCTGGCCGCCGAATGCCTTGCCTTGACCGAACGCGGCCAATTGAAATTTGCCGGTGTCGGACGCGGTGCCGCACAGCAGTTGCGCCCCGACATTCGGGGTGACCGCATTCAGTGGTTGAAGCACGGTCAATCACCGGCCTGCGATGAATATCTGGCCTTGATGGACAGCCTGCGCACCGCACTCAACCAAAGCCTGTATCTGGGGCTGGAAGAATACGAAAGCCACTTCGCCTACTACCCTACCGGCGCGTTCTACCAAAAACATCTGGACCGCTTCCGTGACGACGACCGCCGCACCGTATCGGTAGTGATCTATTTGAACGCCGACTGGCAAGCCGCTGACGGTGGCGCGCTGCGCTTGCATCCGCAAGACAAGCCTACTGAGGACATCTTGCCGCTGGCTGGCCGCATGGCCATGTTCATGTCTGCCGACCTGCTGCACGAAGTGCTGCCTGCCACCCGCGATCGCATGTCGATTGCGGGCTGGTTCCGCCGGCGTGCGAATTAA
- a CDS encoding TonB-dependent siderophore receptor has product MSYSTETGSRIVDAVAPGHQGLRPWALGMAACAAFVGAPALAQNSAAVLPQVEVLAERAGVTEHTGSYTTDSMRSATGLDLSIRETPQSVTVITRQQLDDQNIQTADQALATTAGVTSVQTDVGGRTSYRARGFDITNYKVDGLSIAGTADFSGQSAGINMDLYDSIEVVRGANGLLGGLGDPSATVNLVRKRPGKLQAGSVGLRLGSWNSKRLDADLNQPITADGSVRARLVLSGEDSDTFRDREQQRNTGALASFEADLSSRTTLGFGLQYEKNRNTGTSWGANVPLWFADGTRTNFSRSTNPAANWSYTQREATTWFASLDHRFDNRWKASASFSHTNSEAINNFGVAKANTESGRWGGFWNQNGTGAVLNAIHAESEAERNNFSLSASGPFELLGREHELMVGANGYRIEDTSYTFSGVNGNCNIGGVTSFQAGRSCQYRLGLPIANWQTWDGSYAGYNTYRNNARTITTTDNYGAFLAGRFNLADPLKLILGSRVSSYKTYTDTYSLANARSRGDTSKHDVVTPYAGLVYDLNDSYSVYASYTDVFNPQTAKDVQGNFLKPITGASYETGVKGELLNGALNGSLAWFTGVQNNVAQTDGANTTPDGAQAYLANGSGVRSKGFELELSGRIAPDWNVYAAYTNLSVDNRSSQERADPRHLLRLQTTYRLSGALNRLTVGGGASVQSHTVSVPFPGRPLGGGRFDASPTDVSGYLLFNAMARYQINDNLVATLNISNLFDKTYYRQSGFYGGLIYGEPRRITLGLRASF; this is encoded by the coding sequence GTGAGTTATTCGACGGAGACGGGTTCCCGCATTGTTGACGCGGTAGCCCCTGGTCATCAGGGATTGCGCCCTTGGGCACTCGGCATGGCGGCGTGCGCTGCCTTTGTCGGCGCGCCTGCCTTGGCACAGAACAGTGCCGCTGTTTTACCGCAGGTGGAAGTGCTTGCCGAGCGTGCCGGCGTCACCGAGCACACCGGCAGTTACACCACCGACAGCATGCGCAGCGCCACTGGCCTGGACCTGTCGATTCGCGAAACGCCCCAATCCGTCACGGTCATCACACGTCAGCAACTGGACGACCAGAACATCCAGACCGCAGACCAGGCCCTGGCCACCACGGCAGGCGTCACGTCGGTACAGACCGATGTGGGCGGCCGCACCAGCTATCGCGCGCGCGGTTTCGACATCACCAACTACAAGGTGGATGGGTTGTCGATTGCGGGCACGGCGGACTTCAGCGGCCAGAGCGCCGGCATCAACATGGATCTGTACGACAGCATCGAAGTCGTGCGGGGTGCCAACGGCTTGCTGGGCGGACTGGGTGACCCGTCGGCCACCGTCAACCTGGTGCGCAAGCGTCCTGGCAAGTTGCAGGCGGGCAGCGTCGGTCTGCGCCTGGGCAGCTGGAACAGCAAGCGCCTGGATGCCGATCTGAACCAGCCCATTACCGCCGACGGCAGCGTGCGTGCGCGCCTGGTGCTGAGCGGGGAAGACTCTGACACCTTCCGCGACCGCGAGCAGCAACGCAATACCGGTGCACTGGCCAGCTTCGAGGCCGATCTGTCTTCACGCACCACCCTGGGCTTCGGTCTGCAATACGAGAAGAACCGCAACACGGGTACCTCGTGGGGCGCCAACGTGCCGCTGTGGTTTGCCGATGGCACCCGCACCAATTTTTCGCGCAGCACCAATCCGGCTGCCAACTGGAGCTACACCCAGCGGGAGGCCACCACCTGGTTCGCATCACTGGATCACCGCTTCGACAACCGCTGGAAAGCCAGCGCATCGTTCTCGCATACCAACAGCGAGGCCATCAACAACTTCGGTGTGGCCAAGGCCAATACCGAAAGCGGCCGCTGGGGCGGGTTCTGGAACCAGAACGGCACGGGCGCCGTATTGAACGCTATCCATGCCGAGTCCGAAGCCGAGCGCAACAACTTCTCGCTGTCGGCATCCGGCCCGTTCGAACTGCTGGGACGCGAGCATGAACTGATGGTCGGTGCCAACGGCTACCGCATCGAAGACACCAGCTACACGTTCTCGGGCGTAAACGGCAACTGCAATATTGGTGGCGTGACCTCGTTCCAGGCCGGACGCAGCTGCCAGTACCGGCTGGGCCTGCCGATTGCCAACTGGCAGACCTGGGACGGCAGCTACGCGGGCTACAACACCTATCGCAACAACGCGCGCACCATCACCACGACGGATAACTACGGTGCGTTCCTGGCCGGTCGTTTCAACCTGGCCGATCCGCTGAAGCTGATTCTCGGGTCGCGGGTAAGCAGCTACAAGACCTACACCGACACGTATTCGCTGGCCAATGCTCGGTCGCGTGGCGACACCAGCAAGCATGACGTGGTCACGCCTTACGCCGGCCTGGTCTACGACCTGAACGACAGCTATTCGGTCTACGCAAGCTACACCGACGTCTTCAATCCGCAGACCGCCAAGGATGTGCAGGGCAACTTCCTGAAGCCGATCACCGGTGCCAGCTACGAGACGGGTGTGAAAGGTGAGCTGCTGAATGGCGCGCTCAATGGCTCGCTGGCGTGGTTCACCGGCGTGCAGAACAACGTGGCGCAGACCGACGGTGCCAACACCACGCCGGACGGCGCACAAGCCTACCTGGCCAATGGCTCTGGCGTGCGCAGCAAGGGCTTCGAGCTTGAACTGTCAGGCCGGATTGCGCCCGATTGGAATGTCTACGCGGCCTACACCAACCTGAGCGTTGACAACCGCAGCAGCCAGGAACGTGCAGACCCGCGCCACCTGCTGCGCCTGCAGACCACGTATCGCTTGTCGGGCGCGCTGAATCGCCTGACCGTGGGCGGTGGCGCATCGGTGCAAAGCCATACAGTGAGCGTGCCCTTCCCGGGTCGCCCGCTGGGTGGTGGACGCTTCGATGCGTCGCCGACGGATGTAAGCGGCTACCTGTTGTTCAACGCGATGGCGCGTTATCAGATCAATGACAATCTGGTGGCTACGCTGAACATCAGCAACCTGTTCGACAAGACCTACTACCGTCAATCGGGCTTCTACGGTGGCCTGATCTACGGTGAACCGCGTCGTATCACCTTGGGCCTGCGCGCGTCGTTCTAA
- a CDS encoding response regulator — MQLERILVVDDDPDIRELLSDYLSQAHYDVATAGNGIEMTRVLAERDTDLVILDLMLPGDDGFSLCRQLSEQSSAAVIMLSARDTQVDRIVGLELGADDYITKPFDPRELLARVKAVLRRASGARAKNAGASGHSAKSGNGTPEYITFAGWELDMRARQMRSPVGLVISLPSSDFHVLRCLLAQPNQALSRDYLMTEAFSRERLPMDRAIDVCVSRLRQHLDADNDRAPLIRTVRNEGYMLYIDSVVRR; from the coding sequence ATGCAGCTGGAACGCATTCTTGTCGTGGACGACGACCCCGACATTCGTGAGTTGCTGTCGGACTACCTGTCGCAAGCGCATTACGACGTGGCCACGGCAGGCAACGGCATCGAGATGACCCGCGTCCTGGCCGAGCGAGACACCGACCTGGTGATCCTTGACTTGATGCTGCCCGGTGACGACGGCTTTTCCCTGTGCCGACAGTTGAGCGAACAATCGTCTGCGGCAGTGATCATGCTCAGCGCCCGTGATACGCAGGTAGACCGCATCGTCGGCCTGGAGCTGGGTGCTGATGACTACATCACCAAACCCTTCGATCCTCGCGAATTGCTGGCGCGCGTGAAAGCGGTGCTGCGACGTGCCTCGGGCGCGCGCGCAAAGAACGCGGGTGCAAGCGGGCACAGTGCAAAATCCGGCAACGGAACACCCGAATACATCACGTTCGCAGGCTGGGAACTGGACATGCGCGCACGCCAGATGCGCTCCCCGGTGGGCCTGGTGATCAGCCTGCCCAGCTCCGATTTCCACGTGTTGCGCTGCCTGCTTGCCCAGCCCAATCAGGCCCTGAGCCGCGACTATCTGATGACCGAGGCATTCAGCCGCGAACGACTGCCGATGGACCGTGCCATCGACGTCTGCGTCAGCCGGCTGCGCCAGCATCTGGATGCGGACAATGACCGAGCCCCCTTGATCCGCACCGTTCGCAACGAGGGCTACATGCTGTATATCGACAGCGTTGTTCGGCGATGA
- a CDS encoding ATP-binding protein — protein sequence MRRLWPQTLRGQLVLILVGGMLAAQALTGTIWYDVRRGQLQEVPIRLVGARVVDLLALLDAERGDLTRIAALRRPGFDFWLVPAPQSEDLIPDAGKINAARLLSGIVNTGLGRQVDMRLLSLHLRDQQDDEAGLSSMFDGESPKSHFLLDVALPDGRWLRVQASEDPGWKTSQPLALLLDYLGRIYVLRILGLVVIALVAVRLVTRPLDRLAQAAEALGRDIQRPPLVVQGPLEVRRAAQAFNAMQQRLVSNLAERTRFLAAVSHDLRSPITRLRLRTEMLAEAGLRDKFRRDLEHMEAMVSATLGFVQNEAATEHMQSVDIDALLASLQSDMQDMGHIVEVHGRANGPLPAYPRTLKRCLQNLLDNAIRYGGSASMQVEDTPEQVCVIVSDRGPGLPEAMLQQVFEPFFRLEASRNADTGGYGLGLSIAQTVARAHGGDLVLRNRPGGGLDAVLRLPRPAGTAAAI from the coding sequence ATGCGCCGTCTCTGGCCGCAGACGCTGCGCGGCCAGTTGGTGCTGATTCTGGTTGGCGGCATGCTGGCCGCACAAGCCCTCACCGGCACCATCTGGTATGACGTGCGGCGTGGTCAGCTTCAGGAGGTCCCGATTCGTCTGGTCGGTGCCCGGGTGGTGGACCTGCTCGCACTGCTGGATGCCGAACGTGGCGACCTGACCCGCATCGCAGCGCTGCGGCGACCGGGCTTCGACTTCTGGCTGGTGCCGGCCCCACAGAGCGAAGACCTGATTCCCGATGCCGGCAAGATCAACGCCGCCAGACTGCTGTCGGGCATCGTCAACACCGGGCTGGGCAGACAAGTAGATATGCGACTGCTCAGCTTGCACTTGCGCGATCAGCAAGACGACGAAGCCGGCCTGTCGTCGATGTTCGATGGCGAGTCGCCCAAAAGCCATTTCCTGCTCGACGTCGCCCTGCCCGACGGCCGTTGGCTGCGCGTGCAGGCAAGCGAAGATCCTGGCTGGAAGACCAGCCAGCCTCTGGCCTTGCTGCTCGACTACCTGGGTCGAATCTACGTCTTGCGCATTCTGGGTTTGGTGGTGATTGCACTGGTGGCCGTGCGCCTGGTGACGCGCCCGCTCGACCGACTGGCCCAGGCAGCCGAGGCCTTGGGGCGCGACATTCAGCGGCCGCCGCTGGTGGTGCAAGGGCCGCTGGAAGTGCGCCGCGCCGCGCAGGCCTTCAACGCCATGCAGCAACGACTGGTCAGCAACCTGGCAGAACGGACGCGCTTTCTGGCCGCCGTGTCACATGACCTGCGCTCGCCCATCACACGACTCAGGCTACGGACCGAAATGCTGGCCGAGGCCGGCCTGCGTGACAAGTTCCGCCGCGACCTGGAGCACATGGAAGCAATGGTGTCGGCCACGCTGGGCTTCGTCCAGAACGAAGCTGCGACTGAGCACATGCAATCAGTGGACATCGACGCGTTGCTCGCCAGCCTGCAAAGCGACATGCAGGACATGGGTCATATCGTTGAGGTACACGGACGCGCCAACGGCCCCTTGCCAGCATATCCGCGCACCTTGAAGCGATGCCTGCAGAACCTGTTGGACAACGCGATCCGCTACGGCGGGTCAGCCAGCATGCAGGTGGAAGACACGCCCGAGCAGGTGTGCGTGATCGTCAGCGACCGGGGGCCAGGCTTGCCCGAGGCCATGCTGCAACAAGTCTTCGAGCCCTTCTTTCGGCTGGAAGCCTCACGCAATGCCGACACCGGTGGCTACGGTCTGGGCCTGAGCATTGCGCAGACGGTTGCGCGGGCGCATGGCGGCGACTTGGTGCTGCGCAACCGTCCGGGCGGCGGGCTTGATGCCGTCCTGCGCCTGCCAAGACCGGCAGGCACAGCGGCGGCGATCTGA
- a CDS encoding DUF4105 domain-containing protein produces the protein MPSALPTTRLPRLSIPLVLCSLLAWLAVAWGVLALWYQVPVDALAIRAAVAALWAVLTSLVLIRGWRKRRWGGLVLVTLAFAALLVWWNTLQPSNDRDWADDVAQTTTGTVQGNIVTLSHVRDFDWRSENHYTPRWETRSYDLDRLQSVDMILSYWMGPAIAHTLVSFGFEDGEQLVFSVEIRKERNESFSAIGGFFKKFETSVIAASERDIVRVRTNARGEDDYLYRIDMQPDAMRSLFLAYIDEANALARTPQFYNTLTANCTTIVYHMVQRIIYGLPLDYRLVLSGYLPSYVYEVGGLIDSVPLEELTARGRITERARAADRDPDFSALIRNGVPGIEPPEDLTDIDPAPEPVEPAPPSVLPDVPAPSDAAPSPTPEAT, from the coding sequence ATGCCTTCCGCTTTGCCGACGACACGGCTGCCGCGCCTGTCGATTCCGCTTGTGTTGTGTTCTTTGCTGGCTTGGCTTGCCGTGGCTTGGGGCGTGCTGGCGCTGTGGTATCAGGTGCCGGTCGATGCCTTGGCCATTCGTGCTGCAGTCGCCGCCTTGTGGGCCGTGTTGACCAGTTTGGTGTTGATACGCGGCTGGCGCAAACGTCGCTGGGGTGGCTTGGTGCTGGTGACGCTGGCTTTCGCGGCGTTGCTGGTGTGGTGGAATACCTTGCAGCCGTCCAACGATCGCGATTGGGCCGATGACGTGGCCCAGACCACGACCGGTACGGTGCAGGGCAATATCGTCACCTTGAGCCACGTGCGGGACTTCGACTGGCGCAGCGAGAACCACTACACGCCACGCTGGGAAACACGCAGCTACGACCTGGATCGTCTGCAATCGGTGGATATGATCCTGTCCTACTGGATGGGACCAGCCATTGCGCACACGCTGGTGTCCTTCGGTTTCGAGGACGGCGAACAGCTTGTGTTCTCGGTCGAGATTCGCAAGGAGCGCAACGAATCCTTCTCGGCGATTGGCGGCTTCTTCAAGAAATTCGAAACCAGCGTGATCGCTGCCAGTGAGCGCGACATCGTGCGGGTGCGGACCAACGCACGGGGCGAGGACGACTACCTGTACCGCATCGACATGCAGCCGGATGCCATGCGCTCGCTTTTCCTGGCCTACATCGACGAGGCCAACGCGCTGGCGCGCACACCGCAGTTCTACAACACCCTGACGGCCAACTGCACGACCATCGTCTATCACATGGTGCAGCGCATCATCTACGGTCTACCCCTGGATTACCGCCTGGTGCTGTCGGGGTATCTGCCTTCGTATGTGTACGAGGTGGGTGGCTTGATCGACAGCGTGCCGCTGGAAGAACTGACGGCACGTGGGCGCATCACCGAGCGGGCGCGTGCTGCCGATCGTGATCCTGACTTCTCGGCCTTGATCCGAAATGGTGTGCCGGGTATCGAACCGCCGGAAGACCTGACGGACATCGATCCTGCCCCCGAACCGGTGGAGCCTGCGCCGCCGTCGGTGTTGCCGGACGTGCCAGCCCCCAGCGACGCGGCACCGTCCCCCACGCCTGAAGCGACCTGA
- a CDS encoding SDR family oxidoreductase — MQHSSGSTASSPLAHATGRGPARGGSHQDHGETSYRGAARLAGRRALVIGADAGVGRAVAIAFAREGADIAVHYLPENEAYAQDVLALIRSEGGRVVAIPGDLRDHAFCIELVHRACDALGGIDILANAACAGEVPVEARDRLDDIPFREHLYAMFWLCRNAVPVMQRGAVILNTADIRACHPDAELHHDDASTQAAIVAFTRALVRHAGTRNIRVNLVRSDPMWSPLQRDGNHPTEIAALYVLLASPDSNLVSGEIYEVAGTLPSG, encoded by the coding sequence ATGCAACATTCGTCAGGGTCCACCGCCTCTTCACCGTTGGCGCACGCCACGGGGCGTGGACCTGCCCGCGGTGGGTCGCACCAGGATCACGGCGAGACGAGTTATCGCGGCGCTGCACGACTGGCGGGTCGACGGGCGTTGGTGATCGGAGCAGATGCGGGTGTCGGGCGGGCGGTTGCGATTGCCTTTGCACGAGAGGGCGCTGACATTGCCGTGCATTACCTGCCGGAAAATGAAGCGTATGCACAGGATGTGCTGGCGCTGATCCGATCGGAAGGCGGTCGTGTGGTGGCCATTCCCGGCGACCTGCGGGATCATGCCTTCTGCATTGAGCTGGTCCATCGCGCCTGCGACGCATTGGGCGGCATCGACATTCTGGCCAATGCGGCCTGTGCCGGCGAGGTGCCTGTCGAAGCACGGGACCGCCTGGATGACATCCCCTTTCGTGAACACCTTTATGCCATGTTCTGGCTGTGTCGCAATGCGGTGCCGGTGATGCAGCGTGGGGCGGTCATCCTTAATACCGCAGACATCCGTGCCTGTCACCCCGATGCCGAACTGCACCACGACGATGCGTCTACGCAGGCTGCCATCGTGGCGTTCACACGTGCGCTGGTGCGCCATGCCGGCACGCGCAACATCCGGGTGAACCTGGTGCGCTCAGACCCGATGTGGAGCCCGCTGCAACGCGATGGCAATCACCCGACAGAGATCGCCGCGCTGTATGTCTTGCTGGCGTCGCCGGACAGCAATCTGGTCAGCGGTGAGATCTACGAGGTGGCGGGAACGCTGCCTTCGGGGTGA
- a CDS encoding pyridoxal phosphate-dependent aminotransferase, with product MSSLPVDVRLSRRLASVRPSATGAITDTARRMKAEGKPVISLSAGELDFDTPAHIQQAAIDGIQNGQTRYTNVGGTQQLKAAIARKFQRDNDLHYADAEIIASTGAKQILFNALLATIDAGDEAIMVAPYWVSYSEMVRIADGEPIVITPDATSGFKLTPDLLAQAITPNTRWLILNSPCNPSGSLYSADELRALAAVLRHHPRVLVMADDIYEEIVFDGEFASFAQAAPDMKDRTLTINGVSKAYAMTGWRLGYAGGPRWLIGALELLQSQSTSNPSSVTQVAAAAALDGPQEFLDTWRARLRVRRDLALGILADAAPLLTLQTPAAAFYLYADCSATLGMKTPQGAVISSDIDLATYLLEHGGVAVVPGTAFGLAPYIRLAYALSDTDLKAACEQIVAACKRLVPT from the coding sequence ATGTCTTCCCTGCCCGTCGATGTCCGGCTGTCCCGCCGCCTTGCTTCCGTACGTCCCTCTGCTACCGGCGCAATCACCGATACCGCACGTCGCATGAAGGCTGAAGGCAAGCCGGTGATCAGCCTGAGCGCAGGCGAGCTTGATTTCGACACGCCTGCGCACATTCAGCAGGCCGCCATCGACGGCATCCAGAACGGGCAAACGCGCTATACGAATGTCGGCGGCACCCAGCAACTGAAGGCGGCGATCGCCAGAAAGTTCCAGCGCGACAACGATCTGCACTATGCAGACGCGGAGATCATCGCGTCGACCGGAGCCAAGCAGATCCTGTTCAATGCGCTGCTGGCAACCATCGACGCAGGCGACGAAGCCATCATGGTGGCCCCGTACTGGGTGTCGTATTCCGAGATGGTGCGCATCGCCGACGGTGAGCCGATCGTGATCACCCCCGACGCCACAAGCGGTTTCAAGCTCACGCCCGATCTGCTTGCGCAAGCCATCACGCCCAATACGCGGTGGCTGATCCTGAATTCACCATGCAACCCGTCTGGATCGCTTTACAGCGCCGACGAGCTGCGCGCGCTGGCGGCGGTGCTGCGCCATCACCCGCGTGTGCTGGTGATGGCAGACGACATCTATGAAGAAATCGTGTTCGACGGCGAGTTTGCTAGCTTCGCGCAGGCCGCCCCCGACATGAAAGACCGCACCCTGACCATCAATGGCGTGTCCAAGGCTTACGCCATGACCGGCTGGCGTTTGGGTTACGCGGGTGGGCCGCGCTGGCTGATCGGCGCGCTGGAATTGCTGCAATCGCAAAGCACCAGCAACCCCAGCTCGGTGACTCAGGTTGCTGCCGCCGCCGCGCTGGACGGTCCGCAGGAGTTCCTGGACACCTGGCGTGCCCGCCTGCGGGTTCGCCGCGACCTGGCACTGGGCATTCTGGCCGACGCAGCCCCGCTGCTGACATTGCAGACGCCCGCCGCCGCGTTCTATCTGTATGCCGACTGCAGTGCCACCCTGGGCATGAAAACACCGCAAGGGGCGGTCATTTCAAGCGATATCGATCTGGCAACGTATCTGCTGGAACACGGTGGTGTGGCGGTTGTGCCCGGAACCGCGTTTGGCCTCGCCCCATACATCCGTCTGGCCTATGCTTTGTCTGACACCGATCTGAAAGCGGCCTGCGAACAGATCGTTGCCGCGTGCAAGCGCCTCGTCCCCACCTGA